A part of Helicobacter himalayensis genomic DNA contains:
- a CDS encoding N-acetylneuraminate synthase family protein, whose translation MSTDVYLTSKIVISKSNPPLVVPEIGINHNGSLEIAKLMVDSASRAGAKLIKHQTHIIEDEMSDEAKSIIPGNARISIYEIMKRCALSEKDERALKEYTESKGLMYLSTPFSRAGANRLEDMGVSAYKIGSGECNNYPLLKHIANFQKPIILSTGMNSLQSIRKAVEIFKKAQIPFVLMHTTNLYPTPENLVRLKVMCDMESEFGCLVGLSDHTLSNLACLGAVALGASVLERHFTDSMDRVGPDIVCSMDENALKELIEQSQRVWIMRGDNTSKEAAREEQVTIDFAFASVVSIKPIKKGEFFSPNNIWVKRPGKGGIRAEHYESLLGKRALRDIVANRQIQKEDFE comes from the coding sequence ATGAGTACTGATGTTTATTTAACTTCAAAGATCGTTATCTCTAAGTCTAATCCCCCGTTGGTAGTGCCTGAAATTGGCATAAATCATAATGGTTCTTTAGAGATTGCTAAGCTTATGGTAGATAGTGCATCTCGCGCTGGAGCAAAACTTATCAAACATCAAACGCATATCATAGAAGATGAGATGAGTGATGAGGCTAAAAGTATAATTCCGGGTAATGCCAGAATAAGTATTTATGAGATTATGAAAAGATGTGCTTTGAGTGAAAAGGATGAAAGAGCTTTGAAGGAATATACTGAAAGCAAGGGACTTATGTATCTTAGCACCCCTTTTAGTAGGGCTGGAGCTAATCGATTAGAAGATATGGGCGTAAGTGCCTATAAAATAGGTTCTGGCGAGTGTAATAATTACCCGCTTTTAAAACATATTGCAAATTTTCAAAAACCTATAATTTTAAGCACCGGTATGAATTCGCTTCAAAGCATTAGGAAAGCTGTAGAGATTTTTAAAAAAGCTCAAATACCTTTTGTGCTCATGCACACAACTAATCTTTACCCGACTCCAGAGAATTTGGTGCGATTAAAAGTTATGTGTGATATGGAGAGCGAGTTTGGCTGTCTTGTTGGTTTAAGCGATCATACTTTAAGTAATTTGGCTTGTCTTGGCGCAGTAGCTTTGGGTGCAAGTGTTTTGGAGCGACATTTTACTGATAGTATGGATAGAGTTGGTCCTGACATAGTGTGTTCGATGGACGAAAATGCCCTAAAAGAGCTTATAGAGCAAAGTCAAAGGGTATGGATAATGAGAGGTGATAATACAAGTAAAGAAGCGGCTAGAGAAGAACAAGTTACCATAGATTTTGCCTTTGCAAGTGTAGTGAGTATAAAGCCTATTAAAAAAGGAGAATTTTTTAGTCCTAATAATATCTGGGTAAAACGTCCGGGTAAAGGCGGGATAAGAGCAGAGCACTATGAAAGTCTTCTTGGTAAAAGGGCTTTAAGAGATATAGTAGCAAACAGACAGATTCAAAAGGAGGATTTTGAATGA
- a CDS encoding class I SAM-dependent methyltransferase: protein MKLTDRIYTKYGKSFNNSAIARTPEWIENQIRLGFENARKFKDKQKYNLTQCPMCESANSEEFASIYGFKYVQCKDCENLYLKNPLVDLTQLYTNDGAESSFEVYLTDEIFEKRKALIATPKAEFIDEVAQRFCFSRGLWLDIGSGGGELLWAAKRLGYEIKGFESDLKAINFSNQKLEKDAVQEGFLDIQNCDESLLANIKKADIITFFNVIEHLQNPKGVIEFFKIHMKKDALLVIEVPSHPSLASFANMVSPTRVYRHMIPPFHLNIFSERSLLQVANARYMGGGYLAL, encoded by the coding sequence ATGAAGCTTACTGATAGAATCTATACCAAATACGGGAAGTCTTTTAATAATAGTGCTATTGCACGCACACCAGAGTGGATTGAAAATCAAATTAGGCTTGGTTTTGAGAATGCGCGTAAATTTAAAGACAAGCAAAAATATAACCTCACACAATGTCCAATGTGTGAAAGTGCTAATAGTGAGGAGTTTGCTAGCATTTATGGGTTTAAATATGTGCAATGCAAGGATTGTGAGAATCTGTATCTTAAAAATCCTCTTGTAGATCTCACACAGCTTTATACCAATGACGGAGCCGAAAGTTCTTTTGAGGTGTATCTTACAGATGAAATTTTTGAGAAGAGAAAAGCTCTTATTGCAACCCCAAAAGCTGAGTTTATTGATGAAGTAGCGCAAAGATTCTGTTTCTCTAGAGGTTTGTGGCTTGATATTGGCAGTGGAGGCGGAGAGCTTTTATGGGCTGCTAAGAGATTAGGCTATGAGATAAAAGGATTTGAATCTGACCTAAAAGCAATTAATTTTTCTAATCAAAAGTTAGAAAAGGATGCTGTGCAGGAGGGATTCTTAGATATACAAAATTGTGATGAAAGTTTGTTGGCAAATATCAAAAAGGCTGATATCATCACTTTTTTTAATGTCATTGAGCATTTACAAAATCCAAAAGGCGTGATTGAGTTTTTTAAGATACACATGAAAAAAGATGCGCTTTTGGTTATTGAAGTGCCTTCTCATCCAAGCTTAGCGAGTTTTGCGAATATGGTTTCGCCAACTCGTGTGTATCGCCATATGATTCCACCATTTCATCTTAATATTTTTAGTGAAAGATCTTTATTGCAAGTGGCTAATGCAAGGTATATGGGGGGGGGGTATTTAGCCTTGTAG
- a CDS encoding acylneuraminate cytidylyltransferase: protein MRKIGFVPLRCGSKSIRFKNIKEFCGKPLCFWNLQALQESLIDEVVVATDCEKIEQVVRSFSFSKARIYKRDPKNAEDSSSTEKAMLEFIANSHYKDNDIFMLVQATSPLTQSFDFNNGLNLFEDSKFDSVLSCVRTKRFFWDMNGKTLNYSIKKRARRQDFRGLFMENGAFYINTFGNIKRFKNRLCGKVGIIEMEEYKGIEVDEPLDFEIAQILMQRFQSRRVSMNFSEIKLFASDVDGTLTDGGMYYFDNGIEAKRFNTIDGFGFEMLKERGIKTALLSGENTELVKNRAKKLQIDYVYLGLSPEQKLQVLKQICARENIELSQVAYIGDDINCAYVLEKVGIKACPKNAHKKVKEIPNIIHLQKYGGFGAVREFIDLILCKD, encoded by the coding sequence ATGAGAAAGATAGGATTTGTCCCCTTACGTTGTGGTAGCAAAAGTATTAGGTTTAAAAATATTAAGGAATTTTGTGGCAAACCTTTGTGTTTTTGGAATCTGCAGGCTTTGCAAGAATCCTTGATTGATGAAGTTGTTGTCGCTACTGATTGTGAAAAAATAGAGCAAGTTGTGCGCTCTTTTAGCTTCAGCAAGGCAAGAATCTATAAAAGAGATCCTAAAAATGCAGAAGATTCTTCTAGCACTGAAAAGGCAATGCTTGAGTTTATAGCAAATTCACATTACAAAGACAATGATATCTTTATGCTTGTTCAAGCTACATCACCACTTACTCAGAGCTTTGATTTTAATAATGGGCTTAATCTTTTTGAGGATTCTAAGTTTGATAGTGTATTGAGCTGTGTGCGAACGAAAAGATTTTTTTGGGATATGAATGGTAAGACGCTTAATTATAGTATTAAAAAGCGTGCGCGTAGGCAAGATTTTAGGGGGTTGTTTATGGAGAATGGAGCGTTTTATATTAATACTTTTGGCAATATAAAAAGGTTTAAAAATAGACTTTGTGGTAAGGTGGGGATTATAGAAATGGAAGAGTATAAGGGTATTGAAGTAGATGAACCACTTGATTTTGAAATCGCGCAAATTCTTATGCAGCGCTTTCAAAGTAGGAGAGTTTCTATGAATTTTAGTGAAATAAAGCTTTTTGCAAGTGATGTTGATGGCACACTTACTGATGGTGGAATGTATTATTTTGACAATGGAATTGAGGCAAAGAGATTTAACACTATTGATGGTTTTGGCTTTGAGATGCTGAAAGAAAGAGGTATAAAAACGGCATTACTTAGTGGGGAAAATACAGAGCTTGTAAAAAATCGTGCTAAAAAATTACAGATAGATTATGTCTATTTAGGTTTAAGTCCAGAACAAAAGCTACAAGTTTTGAAGCAAATTTGTGCTAGGGAAAATATAGAATTATCACAAGTTGCTTACATAGGAGATGATATAAATTGTGCTTATGTGCTTGAGAAAGTAGGCATAAAAGCTTGTCCAAAAAATGCTCATAAGAAAGTAAAAGAAATTCCAAATATAATTCATTTGCAAAAATATGGTGGGTTTGGCGCTGTGAGAGAATTTATTGATTTGATTTTATGTAAAGATTAG
- a CDS encoding cytidylyltransferase domain-containing protein, with protein sequence METTAVVVARKGSVRLKSKSMLKLDEKQTLIERKIKQLQQCKHIHRVVFGSDCEIMREVAKNAGAQIVERPQYYCDESKASANEMIANMLSLFHTDIVVWAHCTNPLITPATYDKAIETFFDNLKQFDSLLSVVELKEHLWKSDKSCALNYNPFTPKHTPAKELAPLYMQDGGIFIQPYKQMRANSYFFGKKPYLFEIPKDEFLDINEMRDYLLAKALIQACKGGGKARTLAIFHFQCYLALFVYSKCNTFDSLFNNILSLKIKSKIVSTQLYSTFAFLESKFPHHTSFNNPTLNKVAV encoded by the coding sequence ATGGAGACAACAGCCGTAGTGGTGGCAAGGAAAGGTTCTGTGCGCCTAAAATCAAAATCTATGCTTAAACTTGATGAGAAACAAACACTTATTGAGCGTAAAATCAAACAACTTCAACAATGCAAGCATATTCATCGTGTGGTTTTTGGAAGTGATTGCGAGATTATGCGCGAAGTAGCCAAAAATGCAGGCGCACAAATTGTAGAGCGTCCGCAGTATTATTGTGATGAAAGCAAAGCAAGCGCAAATGAAATGATAGCCAATATGCTCTCTTTGTTCCACACAGACATTGTAGTATGGGCACACTGCACAAATCCACTCATCACACCAGCTACTTATGACAAAGCCATAGAGACTTTTTTTGACAACCTTAAGCAATTTGACAGCCTACTTTCTGTTGTGGAACTCAAAGAGCATTTATGGAAAAGCGATAAATCTTGCGCTCTCAATTACAATCCATTCACACCCAAACATACACCGGCTAAAGAATTAGCACCACTTTATATGCAAGATGGCGGTATCTTTATCCAGCCCTACAAACAAATGAGGGCAAACAGCTACTTTTTTGGGAAAAAACCTTATTTGTTTGAAATCCCAAAAGATGAATTTTTGGACATTAATGAAATGCGTGATTATCTGCTTGCTAAGGCTCTTATACAAGCCTGTAAGGGGGGGGGGAAGGCTAGAACTCTTGCCATATTCCATTTTCAATGCTATCTTGCTCTTTTTGTATATTCAAAATGCAATACTTTCGATTCTCTTTTTAACAATATTTTATCACTCAAAATCAAGTCTAAAATAGTATCCACACAACTTTATAGCACATTCGCATTTTTAGAATCCAAGTTTCCACACCACACTTCTTTCAATAATCCCACACTCAATAAAGTAGCTGTATGA
- a CDS encoding cytidylyltransferase domain-containing protein, producing MTLAIIPARAGSKGIKNKNLALLGDKPLLYYTFQAVKQAACVDEVVLSSDSQEYLAYAEECGIKPLLRPKELATDNAKSDGVILHALSCFEGFENLILLQPTSPFRTHKHIDEAFKKFKSENAKSLISVKIIDNEILKAFMLDKNGDLKGICNNTFPFMPRQALPEVFMSNGAIYIAKTESFKKYKSFLIPKSVPYVMDEKESIDINTQEDLMRANEMLKEMR from the coding sequence ATGACTTTGGCTATAATCCCAGCAAGGGCTGGCTCAAAGGGTATAAAAAACAAAAATCTTGCATTGTTGGGTGATAAGCCCTTGCTTTATTATACTTTTCAGGCAGTTAAGCAAGCTGCTTGTGTAGATGAAGTCGTTTTAAGTAGTGATTCGCAAGAATATCTAGCTTATGCCGAAGAATGTGGAATAAAGCCCTTGCTTAGACCAAAAGAGCTTGCTACAGATAATGCCAAAAGTGATGGTGTAATTTTGCACGCTTTAAGCTGTTTTGAAGGGTTTGAGAATCTTATTTTGTTGCAACCAACTTCACCATTTAGGACACATAAACATATTGATGAAGCCTTTAAGAAATTTAAAAGTGAAAATGCAAAAAGCTTGATTAGCGTTAAGATTATTGATAATGAAATACTAAAAGCTTTTATGTTAGATAAAAATGGAGACTTAAAGGGAATTTGTAATAATACTTTTCCTTTTATGCCTCGTCAGGCTTTACCTGAAGTTTTTATGAGCAATGGAGCAATTTATATTGCAAAGACAGAATCTTTTAAGAAATATAAAAGTTTTTTAATCCCAAAAAGCGTGCCATATGTAATGGATGAAAAAGAAAGCATTGATATAAATACCCAAGAGGATTTGATGAGGGCAAATGAAATGTTAAAGGAGATGAGATGA
- a CDS encoding CBS domain-containing protein — protein sequence MKKLQILSQDTILKALQKIENNKFKVVFVIDLDNKMLGIVADGDIRRFIISCGKKFNPLAKVEQIIQKDFCAILESECNLEKLSEVFKIEKINIVPILDSQNKLINFITRDNFHTLLLHNANFSAKTKFKNLEKNKSEKEIFFRPWGFYKSVVLTRFMQLKVITIEAKQSISLQKHYKREEHWIVASGVGEMILENSYFLVRAGSYIYIPKGCKHRVTNIAKKSKLILCEVQLGSYFGEDDITRYEDKYNRS from the coding sequence ATGAAAAAACTTCAAATTCTCTCACAAGATACAATTCTTAAAGCTCTACAAAAAATAGAAAACAACAAATTTAAGGTCGTGTTTGTTATAGATTTAGATAACAAAATGCTTGGTATTGTTGCCGATGGAGATATAAGAAGATTTATCATCTCTTGTGGAAAAAAATTTAATCCACTTGCAAAAGTAGAGCAAATCATCCAAAAAGATTTTTGTGCAATCTTAGAATCTGAATGTAATTTAGAAAAATTGAGTGAGGTTTTTAAGATAGAAAAAATCAATATTGTGCCAATTCTAGATTCTCAAAATAAACTTATAAATTTTATAACAAGGGATAATTTCCATACGCTTTTATTACACAATGCAAATTTTTCAGCCAAAACAAAATTTAAAAATTTGGAGAAAAATAAAAGTGAAAAAGAAATTTTCTTTCGTCCTTGGGGATTCTATAAGAGTGTTGTTTTGACAAGGTTTATGCAATTAAAGGTTATAACAATAGAAGCTAAGCAAAGCATAAGTTTGCAAAAGCATTACAAAAGAGAGGAACACTGGATTGTTGCTAGTGGAGTTGGTGAGATGATTTTAGAAAATTCGTATTTTTTAGTTAGAGCTGGTTCGTATATTTATATTCCTAAAGGATGCAAACATAGAGTTACAAATATTGCTAAAAAAAGCAAATTGATTTTATGTGAGGTGCAGCTTGGTAGCTATTTTGGAGAGGATGATATCACTAGATATGAAGATAAATACAATAGGAGTTAA